The DNA segment CAATGATGTACGCATTCCCCGGCTCCGCCAGGGAAAAAGCGTTGCACATGAGATTACTTGTAGTTGACAATCCGAGCAAAACTTGCAGGTTCTAGACTTGCTCCGCCCACAAGAGCGCCATCAATTTCTGGTTGAGCCATAATCTCATCAATATTATTCGGCTTAACTGAGCCACCGTATTGAATCGAAACATTGGGATTACTCAACTGACTACGAATTAAGCCAATGACGCGATTCGCGTCCCTTGCTTCACAAGTGTCGCCAGTACCGATTGCCCAAATTGGTTCGTAAGCAATCACCAAATTATGCTGATCGACATCTATGAGGTCTTTATCTAGCTGGGTGGTAATCAGTGATTCAGTTTTCCCAGTATCTCGTTGTTTTTTGGTTTCGCCTACACACAGAATAGGTGTCAGACCGTACTTTTGAGCCGCTTTGAGGCGGAGATTCACAGTTGCGTCTGTTTCCCCAAAGTATTGCCGTCTTTCGCTATGACCGACAATTACAAACCGGACACCAAGTTCTGTCAACATCGGGCCAGAAATTTCGCCCGTGTAGGCTCCATTTTCTTCCCAGTGAACATTTTGCGCCCCTAACTGAATGAGGCTGCCATGTAAACTCTTAGATAAAATGTTTAAGTTAGTGAAAGGAGGACACAAGACCACTTCTCGGTCTTCGGGTATTTCTTCCAAGTGGGGCAGAAACCCTTGTAGAAAATCCTGGGTTTCTGCCTGGGTTTTGAACATTTTCCAGTTACCGGCAATAACTATTTTTCGCACAGGTGATTTAGTCAAGATTCTAACGCTACTAGATGCATTTTTCAGTTTAGGACGTTTTGTTAGTCATTAGTCATTAGTTATTAGTTATTGCTCAATACTTACTCCCTACTCCCTACTCCCCATTCCCCACTCCCCACTCCCCACTCCCTACTCCCTACTCCCCAATTGATATGACTTCCACATTGCCACCTGAACCTCATCACAGCAACTCTCCCAACTGGGAGGAAGAACTGGATAGTGCTATTTTCAGTTTTGATGATATTCAAACAGAACTCAACTATAAACAAGCACAAACGGCACTACGAAATTTAGTCACCAATCTTGACCTGACTCCCCAGGAAAAAAGCGGATTGGAAAATGAACTCGCTGATTTGGAAACTATGCTGGGTAAGTTGGACAGCATGGTGGTGCAAATTGCTGCTTTTGGCATGGTGGGACGTGGTAAGTCCTCCCTACTCAATGCTTTGGTAGGACAAACTGTGTTTGAAACTGGCCCCCTGCATGGAGTTACCCGTGATGCTCAAACTGTGAATTGGAGTATTACTGAGGAGACGATTGGCGAAAATGAACGGACTTTCCGGGTAACTCTACCTGCGGGTGGTCAGTCTCAGGTGGAACTAATTGACACTCCTGGATTAGATGAAGTGAATGGTGATACTCGTGCTGCATTAGCTGAACAGGTAGCGAAGCAAGCAGATTTAATTTTGTTTGTGATTGCTGGGGACATGACCAAGATAGAACATGAAGCCCTCTCTCAGCTGCGGGAAGCTGGTAAGCCGATCATTCTGGTATTTAATAAGGTAGACCAGTATCCTGAAGCTGACCGGATGGCAATTTATCACAAAATCCGAGATGAACGGGTGAGGGAGTTACTCACGCCTCTAGAAATTGTGATGGCGGCGGCTTCACCACTGGTGAAGACGGCAATTATCCGCCCTGATGGTAGTAGGGGGGTGCAGTTACGTACCAGTACAGCCCAAATTGAAGACCTGAAGCTGAAAATTTTGGAGATTTTACACCGTGAAGGTAAGGCTTTGGTGGCTCTCAATTCTATGCTTTATGCGGATAATGTGAATGAGCAATTGGTTGAGCGAAAATTGACGATTCGGGAACAGAATGCTAATCAGTTGATTTGGAAAGCTGTGATGACTAAGGCAGTGGCGATCGCACTCAATCCGGTTACTGTTGTCGATATACTCAGTAGCATAGTCATTGATATTTCTCTAATTTTGGGTTTATCTAAACTCTATGGCATCCCCATGAGCGAAAGCGGGGCTGTACAATTACTACAAAAAATTGCTCTGAGTATGGGCGGTATCGGTTTTAGTGAGTTACTAGCAAATTTAGGTTTGAGTGGATTAAAAACTCTGCTGGGCATCTCTGCATCAGCTACGGCTGGCGCTACCTTTGCTCCTTATGTCTCAGTAGCAATCACTCAAGCTGGTGTGGCTGGGGTTTCTTCTTATGGTATTGGACAAGTTACTAAAGTTTATTTAGCTAATGGGGCAACTTGGGGTGCTGAAGGACCAAAAGCAGTTATTAGTCGGATTTTGGCAAACTTAGACGAAAAATCTATCCTCAACCGCATTAAGGAGGAATTGCAACAAAAAGTAAAACTGAAAACTTAATGTCTTGACAAATGAGACGATTTATGAAATTTACTAATGCCTTGTGATGCGTAGGTTAGATTAAGGAGCGAAACCCGATCCTAAGAATCTCTGGTTGTGTTGGGTTTCCCAAAGCCTCAACCCAACCTACGTCTAAAAAGGTTTATGATTCTTATCTGGCGAAAGTAATACTTTTACTCTTTGCTTTTAAAGGAGTCTAGCCAATTTTGAACTTGATCACGGGCAATATCACGGCCACCGAGACCAAAGGATAGGGCAATTGCAACTGCGATCGCACCTAGTAAAAGTCCAAAGGCGAGATTTACAATATCACTAGCAACACCAATCTGTTGCAATGCCATTGCTGAGACTAAGGTAATAATGGCAATCCGTGCTACCTGTGCCAAAATTCGGGCTTGGCGATCGCCGGAACTGGTAATGAGTTGAAACGCCAGATTTGCTAAGAACAAACCAATGGCAAATACAATCAATCCTGCTAAAATCCGCCCCAAAATAATTAAAATACCTGTTACGAGTGCTGTCAGGGCAGGGATATTCAGGATATTAACGGCTGCTACTGTGGCAAATAGCATAATTCCAACTAAGACCACAATCCCGGCAATTTCTGATGGAGTGCGGCTGGCTGGTGTTGGTATCGTTTCTGCTTCTGAATTTGCAGATTGTCTACTTAGTGATGGTAGACCCAGTACGGTGAAAATGTTGTTAAAGCCTAAACTGGTGAGGATACTCGTCACCAACTCTGATACAAAGCGCCCTAAGAAAAAGGCCACAATTAAAATTGCTAGGGCTGTAAAGATGGCAGGTAAGGTGTTCAGCACCTGCTGTAACATCGCGATCGCAGGTAGAGAAATCGCCTCAATTCTCAAAGCATTCAGTGAGGCGATCGCCACAGGAATCAAAATCAAAATATAGACAATTGTGCCGATGATACTCGACAGAGATTGCATTCCTGAAGATGGGGAAAGTCCAACGCGACTTCCTAGATGGTCAACCCCTGTGGTGGCGAGTAAGTTGGTGACAATCCGCCGCACTATATTAGCTAGAAACCAGCCAACTGTAGCAATTAATCCCGCAGCTAGGATATTGGGCAGAATTGAGAGAATGTCTGTAATTAAGGATTGTACTGGTAGTAGCGCCTGTCTCAGCTCCAGGGTATCCAGAATTGGGACGAGAAATAGTAAGAAGATAAACCAATACAGGGCATTACCAATGGTCTGACTCAAAGATAATTGGTTCAGGTTGAGTGTATTGTCTTGGGCTTCTTGATTCAAACGCTCATCTAACCTAATCACTTGCAACCCTCGCACCGTGACTAGTTTGACGATTGTCGCTATGAACCAAGCGACTCCTAAAAGAATTCCCGCACCCACCAACTTAGGCAAGAAGCCAATCAGTTGGTCAAGCAAATTATTCAGTGGTCGAGAGGCTACCTCTAGTTCCAGAGTTTGTAAAACAGCTACTATCGTTAGGAGGATGACACTCCAGAAGACTAAGCCAGAGATTAACTTCTCTATCTGGGGAACATCCTCACGACCCGTTATCCCCGCTGCAATCCGGTTATCTAGATTGGTGCGATTCAGAATGCCTTTTGTAACTGCCGCCGCGATCGCGGCAATTAGCCAACCAACTAACAAAAGTGCTGCCGCCCCTAATAAACGGGGGGTAAACGCCACCACCTGTTGAACAATTCCTTGTACTTCAGTGATTCCTTCGTTAACTCTTTGTTGATCTAGTGGTAGGGTTGGCGATTGTGCCAAAAAATGTTGTACCCTCATCGACAAACCACTGTCTATCAACTGGGTTATACTTTGCCAAGTTGTGTTCATGGTTTTCTGCTATTAAGGTAAGATGTTTCCGCAAACACTTGTACTTATGGGGTAGCTGCATATGAAATAATTTTCAGCCCCAGTAAGTTCACTCATGTTTTGCCTATCAATTTACCAGTAAATTGGCAATAAACACATATATACAGTTAATCCCAAGGATATTATTTTGACTTTCTGAGGGAAATTCTCGCTTTATCAACGAATACCACAGAAAATCAGGTATTTCTAAATTTTGAGTTATAACTTGTACATTTGTTACTGTACTAAATCATTGACATAAGGTAATAAAAGTGCTTTATTTTGCGATATTCTAAGTAAAGCAACAGCATGAGAAATCTGGAATGTCCCAAGCTTTTGAACAATCGATTCAAATTAATGCCACAGCTACAGTAGTGGAACGGTGCATTACCGATTTAACACTCATGCACCGTTGGCTAAATCCCGCCCTGTGTTGCGAACCTGTGGGCGAAGCCTGGAATACTGAACTTGGCAGTCAAAGTCGCTTTGTAATTCAAATTCCTCTACTTAAACCCACTCTGAAAAGTGTTGTTGTAGAACGGCAAGCAGGTTTAGTTGTTTGGGAATTCCAAGGATTTTTTCAAGGGCGCGATCGCTGGGAATGTCAACCAACAGCACAAGGTACACTCCTAGTCAACCGCTTTGAGTTCGATATTCCTAACCCCATAGTCAGTTGGGGATTCAACAACTTTGCGATGTCTTGGACTCAAAAAGATATGCAAGCCCAACTGCGTCGCCTCAAAGCAGTTGCAGAGTCATTAGTCATTGGTCATTAGCGCTCTTTTATGCCTCTAGAGAGAGAAAAATAAGATCAAATCCGGGAATTTAGGGAATTTCTTGAGAAATATAAATAAGCAGGCGATGGGGTGTCGGAAAAATGGGGAAGCAATCAAACATATTTGTGAAAAAAACAAGATATGGCAGACATTACAGGTAACATGATTAAGAAACAAAATCATGTTTTAAGTGAATAAAAAAAATCCGAAAAAAGCCTTAAACCCTAACTGGGGAGGATATAGAGAAAAATCTGGCAGGAAATCTACCTGGAATCATAAAGAAACAAGCACAATCCGTATACCAAAAGCACTAGAGCAAGAAGTGATGAGGTATGCACGATATTTAGATGCAGGATTGGAACTTGATAATGAAACAGATTCAAGTCAAGGGGATGATTTTGTGACTGAATCAAATTTGACAGTTGTAGAGAGGATTAACGACGAATTTGAAGATGAAATAAACTCAAGTTTAGAGACAATAAATGCGCTCAATACTACTGACCAACTTGAAAGAGTTACAGAATCAGGTTTCGAGGGTTATCCCAGGCGATCGTTCATGGATGCTATATTTCTAGCAAGAGAAATTGTGCAGCAGAAAAAGTCTGCGCGAATATCCTTAGCTAAATTTATATCTAGGTTTTATTTAACACCTGTAAATAGTGAATCCTTAAGAAGTTATCCTTGAATTACCTGATGGTTTATCCCGAATCCACAGTGATATAACCTTGAAATTGATTCATTATCTCTATCAATTTCTGGAATCCTAACTGTAACTTAGGGTTAAGAAAAACGATTAACCAAGGTTTAATTAAATTCCAGAATACGTATGGTTGAATAACTAATCTTAAATTGTTTAAAGTGGATTTCCATCCCAAATTAAAATCCCACCATTTATGATTGCTAAAATTCTCTGGTTCTGTTGATATTGTTGGCGGTGAACTTTTTTCATGGAGGCTTTCACTATCAGATTCATTTCTAGCGTTGGCTTGCAAACTTACTAATAAATAAGCACTCATAATTAGTTCCCACCATCTTTCTATCTGGTGATAATTAGTAAGTCTAAAGTCAGCCCATCCTAGTTCATTTTTACCTTGTTTAAAAGCATACTCTACCCAATTACGAAATCCATAAAGGTTTCCTAATTGGTCAGCCATATCACTTTTTAAGTTGGTTTTGACATACCACGTCTGATTTTTTGGTAAAGTCTCTGGGTCATTAGTGATTCGCCAATATGTTATGAGCTTTGAATCACCACAAGTGATTTGTTGTATATATCTTTTTTGAGTTTTTTTATCACTAAATACACGCTTAAACTCCTGCCATACCTCATATATAGCCTCTCTCTCCGGTACGTTAAATCTGGCATGATTACTTCTTATAGCAAGTAAATAAGGTTTTTTATGCTTGTCTATTACTGCGATGAATGTTGGACTTTCACCATACAAACTATCAGCTAAAACCAAGTCAAAGTTAAATCCATATTTTAGCAGTGTTTCAATTATTTCCACTGCCAATTGTGGTTTGGTTTTATATACTCCCTTCTCTTCCAATCTCTTCCTTGGTTTATATATTAGAAATATTAACGGAAAAGTCAAGTCTCCCAACACTCCATAAGCATTTACTGAAACTATCCCATTATCCACTTTCCCTAAGTTTCCAATATATTGTCTTGCTACATAATCAGTCGTCTTACCTTTCTTTTTATCCCCGGTTTCATCAATTACCAACTTAAATGAACGTCCCTGCAACATTTTCAGAGTCAGTTCTAATCTTCTATCTTGCAAAACTACTACTGACCAAGGTGAATCCGTCAAAAAGTTTTGCAGTGGTTGTGCGTCATGTAAGCCCACTGCCTTGGCGATTTCTGGTAAAGTTTTACGTTTGATATCAGATAACATTCCTACGTGTAGATGTTTGAAGTTCTCAAATGTCCTTACTTCTGGAAACAAGTCTCTATACGCATTGCAATACTCATCTACCACTGTGACAGTCGAGGTAGCCGTTCTTGAAACCAATTCCACGCCCCTGGTAAGTTAATCTTCTAGTAGTTAATTATACTCTTTTGAGAGTAATAAAAGAGCGGTAATCCTTGAGTAAAAATAAGTTTGAGAAATCAGGGCTTGGTTTTTGTTAAATTCCTTCTTTAGTTCAAGGCAAAAAAAGAGTATTGGCAGTTGACAATTGCTTAGATATTTGTTATCATGGGATTGATAAGGAAGAACTATCTTGTAATAAATTAAAAAATTATTAACCTAGATAGATATACAAGTAAAGAAAATACAGTAAACCTAACTATAAAGCCAACAGACGGAACTATTCATGCTTACAAGTACGCTACTTCTCTCCAACCAAATCCCCACACTCCAATATTCATCCACATCGGAGCGATTCGATGAAACCTGGGAAGCTCCTCTGGCTACCCTTCTAGGACTAGGACGCGCCGCAGGTGCTGACTTCATCGAAGTATTCTTAGAACGTCGTAACTACATTAGTTGTCTAGCAGAAGACGACGCAATTACCAGTATTTCACCCAGTTTAGCCACAGGTGCGGGAGTTAGAGTATTTCGCGGCAAAGCCGATTGCTACGTCAGCACCAACGACCTGTCCTTTACTGGTTTGCAAGCAGCCTTAGAAAAAGGCCTTTCTATTCTCGGATTAGAACTACCTACTCATAACGCCTTCATCCCAGAAATCAATCTGGAATTACTTAGAGACTACGCCACAAAAAGAGGTAAAGATGGCTGGCTACCTCTGTGTAGTTCCATTAAAGAAATGGGAGAAGTCCTTCTTGATGGCACTACCTATCTCCAGAAAAAAGCTAACCATGTACAATCGCGCCGGGCTTCCTATTTCCGAGACTGGCAAGAAGTTCTAGTAGCTGCCAGTGATGGCACATTTGCCCGTGACATTCGCCTCACCCAATCCGTAGGATTTAACCTATTGTGTGCTGATGGTGCTAATCGCACCTCTATCGGTGAACGCGCTGGAAATACCAGCGATGCTAACTTCCTGAGAACTTGGGATTATCGAGACGCATCCGAGAAAATTGCCGAATCTGCCGGAAAAATGCTGTATGCAGATTATGTAGATTCTGGTACATACCCGATTATCATGGCCAATCACTTCGGTGGGGTCATCTTCCACGAAGCCTGCGGACATCTTTTAGAAACTACCCAAATCGAACGTAAGACCACACCCTTTGCCGACAAGAAAGGCGAAAAAATTGCTCACGAAAGTCTCACAGCTTGGGACGAAGGTCGGGCAGAAAATGCCTTCGGGACAATTGACATGGACGACGAAGGAATGCCCGCTCAAAGAACGCTATTAATTGAAAAAGGTGTTCTCAAAAACTTCTTAGCAGATAGAACAGGCTCTTCCCGCACCGGACACCCCAGAACCGGAAGTGGTCGCCGCCAAGGTTATACCTTTGCTGCTGCTAGTCGGATGCGTAACACTTATATTGCACCTGGAGAATACACCACAGAAGATTTATTTAACTCAGTTGATAAAGGCATTTACTGTAAAAAGATGGGTGGCGGTAGCGTTGGGGCTACAGGTCAATTTAACTTTGGTGTCGATGAAGCTTATTTAATTGAAAATGGCAAAATCACTAAACCACTAAAAGGAGCCATCCTCATAGGTGAAGCCAAGGAAATCATGAACAAAATTTCCATGTGTTCCCAAGATTTAGAACTTGCGCCCGGCTTCTGCGGTTCTGTTAGTGGCAGTATCTACACTACAGTTGGACAACCCCATATAAAAGTCGATTCTATTACCGTAGGCGGCAGATAAAGAATTTTAGATTTTAGATTTTGGATTTTGGATTGTGAATGAGCATCAGTTTAAGGCTAGAACAAAGCAGCTTGCATTACGAGTTATACGTCTAGTTGAGGTATTACCACAAACTAGAACTGCTGATGTAATTAGCAAACAATTATTGCGTTCAGCCACTTCTGTAGCTGCCAATTATAGAGCCGCTTGTCGGGCTAAATCAGCAGCCGATTTGATTGCTAAACTAGCCATTGTAGAAGAAGAAGCTGATGAAACACTTTATTGGTTAGAACTTCTGGTTGAATCAGGTTTAATGACAGCAGATAAACTGAAAAGTTTGATGCAATAATCAACCGAAATTCTAGCTATGACTGTTGCATCAATAAAAACGCTCAAAGAAAAACACAAAAAGTAAACTCCAAAATCTAAAGTCGAAAATGAACTTGTTTAAAATCCAAAATCCAAAATCCAAAGTCGAAAATTAACTTGATTAAAATCCAAAATCCAAAATCCAAAATCCAAAATTGACCATGCCTAATATTAATGAAATTGCTAATAATGCCAAGGAAAATGCTAGTAAACTTGGAATTAAGAAATTTGACATTTATGGCTCGACTATTGATGAAACTAGTGTCCAAGTAGATCAAGGTGAGCCAAAACAAGTTAAAGCCTCAAATCGTTCTGGGGTGACTGTTCGTGTCTGGAATGAAGAAAACACAATGGGTGTTACCAGCACCACTGATGTAGATCCCAAAGGGCTGGAATTAGCTTTGAAAACTGCCTACGAAGCTAGTTTTTTTGGGGTGAAAGAAAATGTCCCTGATTTTAGCCCTGAAGCAACAGTTGCTATTCCCAGCACACATCAGGAAAAAGTACCCCAAGCACCTGTAGCTGAATTGATTAAAAGTTTGCTGGGAGCGGAAAAAGAACTTTTAGCAGCGCATGAAGCAATTCAGGGCGTACCTTATAACGGTTTAGCTCAAAGAGATATTGACAGGTTCTATGTCAATAGTGAGGGCGCAACCAGAACCGAATCTCATTCTTTAGCATCAATTTTTCTTTACAGCAAAACCGAGGAAGAAGGCAAAAAACCTCGCAGTGGTAGCGCTTTTAGAATTGAACGGAGTGTGAATAATCTTGATATCAATGGTTGTATCAAGGAAACGGCAGAGAAAACCATCAGCCACTTGAATTATGAAAAAATCAAGTCTGGTAAATATCGAGTTGTTTTCTCTCCTGATGCTTTTTTAAGTTTGTTGGGTGCGTTTTCTAACTTGTTCAACGCTCAAAGCATTTTGGATAACCAAAGTTTATCAAATCCTGATGATTTAGGTAAGCAAATTGCTTCACCTCTGCTTTCAGTTTATGATGATTCACTGCATCCAGCTAATGTTGGTGCGGAAAGCTTTGACGGTGAAGGAACTCCGACTCGTCAAGTTTCGCTGATTGAAAATGGTGTTTTAAAAAGTTTTCTTCACAGTGCGGGTACTGCGAAAAGAATGAATACCCAGCCCACAGGTAACGCAAGTATTGGTGCAAAAGTTAGCGTCAGTCCTAACTTTTATCATGTGTTTGCAGCCACATCACCTGAGCAGGATTTCAGCTTAGACACTGCGGAAAATGTGATTTTAATTGATGATTTGCAAGCTCTCCATGCAGGAGTGAAATCTTTACAAGGCTCGTTTTCGCTGCCTTTTGATGGCTGGTTAGTTAACAAAGGTGTGAAAACCAGTATTGAATCAGCAACTGTGGCTGGCGATTTCTTAGAACTCCTGAAGTCTATAGTTTATGTAGAGAAAGAAGTAGAGCTTACCCCTGGTGGAGTGTGTCCCAAAATCTGGGTTGATCAACTTTCGATTACTGGGGAATAAAACTGAGGAGTTAGGAGTTATTCTTTAACTCTTAACTCTTATTCTTCACCACCAATGCCGAGATTGATATCAAACCCGTCAGCACCACTGATATTAGTACCAATCATCACGGCATTATTTACTTGAGCATTATATAAGTTTGCATCGCTCAAATCGGCATTGGTCAGATTTGCGTTATCGAAGGTAGTACCATTGGCATAAGCTTCTGTGAGATCAGCAGAATGCAAGTTCGCACCAGTTAAATCTGCGCCTTCTAGGTTAGCGTGTTCTAAGTTAGCACCTGTTAAATTAGCGTTTCTCAAATCAACGCCTATGAGGTGAGCGCCTTTGAGGTTAGCGTTGCTTAAATCGCAACCATAACATTCCCTTGTTTCTAATAACTGTTGTTTGGGATTAGGTATTTCTCTAGCGGAAATGGGCGCAGCTAAAGATAGCGTACTGAGTACCGCTGCTGCTGTTAAAAATATGGTTTTCATAATTTATTTACCTTCTATACTTCTGAGAAGTTATTGATTTAACTTTCTTCTATGCTCTAAATTATGCACTCTTCTACGTATTGTGTCCTCTGGCTAGAGGAGGAATTTACGGATTGAATAGGATAAACAATAGTTAGATATAGCAACCGCCAAGGAGGTTAAGACATAAACGGATAATCAAACTTAGACACCATTCGGGTTTTAACCCACTCCCCACTCCCTACTCCCTACTCCCCAGCTATATTTCAAAAACAACATCTTTTGGGCAGATTTTGCTTCAGAGTATATTGGCTTGCAAATTATCAATCGCTGGCGTGTTAAATTCCCAAAATTTGTTAAAAACTAATTGTTGAAATTAACTCATGTTATCCGATAATCCTTCCTGGGTATTCACTTAGATATCCATTTGGTTGAAAACTCAGGACGGGTACTTGACGCTAAATAGCATAATTTTGAATACATCGTTAGAATATCCCGATATCGTCTAATTACGATGCATCTAATCCGTTTTAGGTAATGATGAAACAGCAACCAAATAGACGCAAGCGGGGTGTAGTCCTCACGCTACAAGGCTGGGATAAATTTCAAGCTGCCAAAACTCAAGCTGAGTTTGATGAAAATGCTGGAGATAGCTTTTCTTTAGAAGAACTGAGCGATCGCACCCATTTAGCTCTACACACTATATCTAGGATACAGGGACGCTTAGAACCTGTAGATAAAAGTTCCTTGCAGTCTGCCTTTGCTGCCTTTGGGTTGGAATTAGGTAACAGTGATTATACTCGACCCAGCACCCCGGAACATTTGGAACTCCGACACACAAACCCCCGGTATGATTGGGGAGAAGCACCGGATGTATCGCTGTTTTATGGTCGTTCTCAGGAATTATTGCAGCTACGACAGTGGGTATTACAGGAACAATGTCGTTTAGTCGCGTTATTGGGAATTGGTGGTATCGGCAAAAGCAGTTTAGCAGTCAAGTTAGGATTTCAAGTTCAAAACGAATTTGAGGTAGTGGTGTGGAGAAGCCTGCAAAATGCACCACCAGTAGAAGAGAATGTAACAAGCATACTACAATTTGTGCTGTGGGCATTGCGAAAAGAGATCGCGATACCTGAAAGCTTTGATGGCAAACTATCGAAACTGATGGAATGTTTGCAATCAAACCGATGTCTGCTGATATTAGACAATGTAGAGACAATTCTCTCTGGTGGTCAAGCAGGGCAATATCATCCTGGTTACGAGGGATATGGTCAATTACTCAAGCGCGTTGGGGAAGTACCTCATCAAAGTTGCGTTTTGCTTACCTCCAGAGAAAAACCCAGAGAGATGATACCACTAGAAGGAGACAGAACAGGAGTAAAATCTCTGCCATTAAAGGGATTAAATCCTCATGAGGGACAACAGTTATTTCAGCAAAAAGGAAAATTTATAGGTACAGAACGAGAATGGCAAATACTCATCGAGCATTATGGCGGTAATCCCTTAGCGCTGAAGATGGTCGCAGCCGGCACCCAAGAGCTTTTCAATGGTAAGATTGCCCCTGTATTGGAGTATATGCAACAGGGGATACTAATTTTTGACGACATCCGCAACTTGTTAGAACGGCAGTTCTACCGTTTGTTAGCGGTGGAAGAAGAAGTGATGTATTGGCTGGCAATTAATCGAGAGCCAGTATCCCTTGCCCAGTTAGCTGAGGATATTGTCACGTCTGCTTCCAAAGGTCAATTACCGCCAGCAATTAAATCTCTACGGCAAAGGTCATTGATTGAAACAAGCGGTGAGCATTTCTTCCTGCAACCAGTCGTGATGGAATATACGACGCAGCGATTGGTCGAACAAGTTTATAAAGAATTAGTAGGAGAAAAGTCTGTTTCTCTAGGCTTACTTCAAACCCATGCTTTGATTAAGGCAACAGCCAAAGACTACATCCGAGAGACACAAAAGCAATTAATTGTGCAACCCTTGCTTGAGCAATTGTTGTTAGAGATGGGCAGTCAACAAAAGCTGGTAATTTTGTTGCAGGATGTAATAGAGCAGCAAAGACATCAAGCTCCAATACTAGCTGGGT comes from the Nodularia sp. NIES-3585 genome and includes:
- the tpiA gene encoding triose-phosphate isomerase — protein: MRKIVIAGNWKMFKTQAETQDFLQGFLPHLEEIPEDREVVLCPPFTNLNILSKSLHGSLIQLGAQNVHWEENGAYTGEISGPMLTELGVRFVIVGHSERRQYFGETDATVNLRLKAAQKYGLTPILCVGETKKQRDTGKTESLITTQLDKDLIDVDQHNLVIAYEPIWAIGTGDTCEARDANRVIGLIRSQLSNPNVSIQYGGSVKPNNIDEIMAQPEIDGALVGGASLEPASFARIVNYK
- a CDS encoding GTP-binding protein gives rise to the protein MTSTLPPEPHHSNSPNWEEELDSAIFSFDDIQTELNYKQAQTALRNLVTNLDLTPQEKSGLENELADLETMLGKLDSMVVQIAAFGMVGRGKSSLLNALVGQTVFETGPLHGVTRDAQTVNWSITEETIGENERTFRVTLPAGGQSQVELIDTPGLDEVNGDTRAALAEQVAKQADLILFVIAGDMTKIEHEALSQLREAGKPIILVFNKVDQYPEADRMAIYHKIRDERVRELLTPLEIVMAAASPLVKTAIIRPDGSRGVQLRTSTAQIEDLKLKILEILHREGKALVALNSMLYADNVNEQLVERKLTIREQNANQLIWKAVMTKAVAIALNPVTVVDILSSIVIDISLILGLSKLYGIPMSESGAVQLLQKIALSMGGIGFSELLANLGLSGLKTLLGISASATAGATFAPYVSVAITQAGVAGVSSYGIGQVTKVYLANGATWGAEGPKAVISRILANLDEKSILNRIKEELQQKVKLKT
- a CDS encoding mechanosensitive ion channel — encoded protein: MNTTWQSITQLIDSGLSMRVQHFLAQSPTLPLDQQRVNEGITEVQGIVQQVVAFTPRLLGAAALLLVGWLIAAIAAAVTKGILNRTNLDNRIAAGITGREDVPQIEKLISGLVFWSVILLTIVAVLQTLELEVASRPLNNLLDQLIGFLPKLVGAGILLGVAWFIATIVKLVTVRGLQVIRLDERLNQEAQDNTLNLNQLSLSQTIGNALYWFIFLLFLVPILDTLELRQALLPVQSLITDILSILPNILAAGLIATVGWFLANIVRRIVTNLLATTGVDHLGSRVGLSPSSGMQSLSSIIGTIVYILILIPVAIASLNALRIEAISLPAIAMLQQVLNTLPAIFTALAILIVAFFLGRFVSELVTSILTSLGFNNIFTVLGLPSLSRQSANSEAETIPTPASRTPSEIAGIVVLVGIMLFATVAAVNILNIPALTALVTGILIILGRILAGLIVFAIGLFLANLAFQLITSSGDRQARILAQVARIAIITLVSAMALQQIGVASDIVNLAFGLLLGAIAVAIALSFGLGGRDIARDQVQNWLDSFKSKE
- a CDS encoding SRPBCC family protein; translated protein: MSQAFEQSIQINATATVVERCITDLTLMHRWLNPALCCEPVGEAWNTELGSQSRFVIQIPLLKPTLKSVVVERQAGLVVWEFQGFFQGRDRWECQPTAQGTLLVNRFEFDIPNPIVSWGFNNFAMSWTQKDMQAQLRRLKAVAESLVIGH
- a CDS encoding IS701 family transposase produces the protein MELVSRTATSTVTVVDEYCNAYRDLFPEVRTFENFKHLHVGMLSDIKRKTLPEIAKAVGLHDAQPLQNFLTDSPWSVVVLQDRRLELTLKMLQGRSFKLVIDETGDKKKGKTTDYVARQYIGNLGKVDNGIVSVNAYGVLGDLTFPLIFLIYKPRKRLEEKGVYKTKPQLAVEIIETLLKYGFNFDLVLADSLYGESPTFIAVIDKHKKPYLLAIRSNHARFNVPEREAIYEVWQEFKRVFSDKKTQKRYIQQITCGDSKLITYWRITNDPETLPKNQTWYVKTNLKSDMADQLGNLYGFRNWVEYAFKQGKNELGWADFRLTNYHQIERWWELIMSAYLLVSLQANARNESDSESLHEKSSPPTISTEPENFSNHKWWDFNLGWKSTLNNLRLVIQPYVFWNLIKPWLIVFLNPKLQLGFQKLIEIMNQFQGYITVDSG
- a CDS encoding TldD/PmbA family protein, yielding MLTSTLLLSNQIPTLQYSSTSERFDETWEAPLATLLGLGRAAGADFIEVFLERRNYISCLAEDDAITSISPSLATGAGVRVFRGKADCYVSTNDLSFTGLQAALEKGLSILGLELPTHNAFIPEINLELLRDYATKRGKDGWLPLCSSIKEMGEVLLDGTTYLQKKANHVQSRRASYFRDWQEVLVAASDGTFARDIRLTQSVGFNLLCADGANRTSIGERAGNTSDANFLRTWDYRDASEKIAESAGKMLYADYVDSGTYPIIMANHFGGVIFHEACGHLLETTQIERKTTPFADKKGEKIAHESLTAWDEGRAENAFGTIDMDDEGMPAQRTLLIEKGVLKNFLADRTGSSRTGHPRTGSGRRQGYTFAAASRMRNTYIAPGEYTTEDLFNSVDKGIYCKKMGGGSVGATGQFNFGVDEAYLIENGKITKPLKGAILIGEAKEIMNKISMCSQDLELAPGFCGSVSGSIYTTVGQPHIKVDSITVGGR
- a CDS encoding four helix bundle protein; translated protein: MNEHQFKARTKQLALRVIRLVEVLPQTRTADVISKQLLRSATSVAANYRAACRAKSAADLIAKLAIVEEEADETLYWLELLVESGLMTADKLKSLMQ